A genomic region of Glycine max cultivar Williams 82 chromosome 15, Glycine_max_v4.0, whole genome shotgun sequence contains the following coding sequences:
- the LOC100808500 gene encoding uncharacterized protein isoform X1: MEKTSWACTVITQVCLCFALYIALNLGQPQTSDLYFISVKGGFRPFTQQLHLLKQVFLFVDIANYVLLMFNLDGLKMDKVAKAYNASFVVSSSELGEYDSLMQNATQHFPSLRLPWYTTYTTTTSSKTKGQEVGCFSKKITTSNRITSGVIGVDTELLKDYVLRGSLSGNKINQLHWLIKTLAANSSNWRIIVGYHSREPYSIFLNGNSVFKRELANGFLLHHVSSDQIVTNYINFAGEVVCTAVLQQKGREIM, from the exons ATGGAGAAAACATCTTGGGCGTGCACCGTTATCACCCAGGTGTGTCTCTGCTTTGCTCTATACATAGCTCTCAACTTGGGTCAACCTCAGACTTCTGATCTTTACTTCATCAGTGTCAAAGGAGGTTTCAGACCCTTTACCCAACAATTGCATCTTCTCAAGCAG GTTTtcttatttgtggatattgccaaCTATGTTCTTTTAATGTTCAATCTTGATGGTTTGAAA ATGGATAAGGTGGCAAAAGCTTACAACGCAAGTTTTGTTGTGAGCAGCAGTGAGCTGGGGGAATATGATTCACTCATGCAGAAT GCTACTCAACATTTTCCGTCTCTGAGACTACCCTG GTACACCACATACACTACTACTAcatcttcaaaaacaaaaggACAAGAAGTGGGGTGCTTTTCAAAGAAGATCACGACATCTAACAGGATAACCTCAGGTGTCATCGGTGTGGATACTGAATTATTGAaa GATTATGTCTTGAGAGGATCATTAAGTGGcaacaaaatcaatcaattgCATTGGCTAATCAAAACACTGGCAGCAAACAGTAGCAACTG GCGCATTATTGTTGGATACCATAGTAGAGAACCCTATTCAATTTTTCTAAATGGAAATTCTGTCTTTAAAAG AGAACTGGCTAATGGATTCCTTCTTCACCATGTCAGCTCAGATCAAATT GTAACCAACTATATAAATTTTGCTGGTGAAGTTGTTTGCACAGCTGTGCTACAACAGAAGGGTAGAGAGATCATGTAA
- the LOC100808500 gene encoding uncharacterized protein LOC100808500: protein MEKTSWACTVITQVCLCFALYIALNLGQPQTSDLYFISVKGGFRPFTQQLHLLKQMDKVAKAYNASFVVSSSELGEYDSLMQNATQHFPSLRLPWYTTYTTTTSSKTKGQEVGCFSKKITTSNRITSGVIGVDTELLKDYVLRGSLSGNKINQLHWLIKTLAANSSNWRIIVGYHSREPYSIFLNGNSVFKRELANGFLLHHVSSDQIVTNYINFAGEVVCTAVLQQKGREIM, encoded by the exons ATGGAGAAAACATCTTGGGCGTGCACCGTTATCACCCAGGTGTGTCTCTGCTTTGCTCTATACATAGCTCTCAACTTGGGTCAACCTCAGACTTCTGATCTTTACTTCATCAGTGTCAAAGGAGGTTTCAGACCCTTTACCCAACAATTGCATCTTCTCAAGCAG ATGGATAAGGTGGCAAAAGCTTACAACGCAAGTTTTGTTGTGAGCAGCAGTGAGCTGGGGGAATATGATTCACTCATGCAGAAT GCTACTCAACATTTTCCGTCTCTGAGACTACCCTG GTACACCACATACACTACTACTAcatcttcaaaaacaaaaggACAAGAAGTGGGGTGCTTTTCAAAGAAGATCACGACATCTAACAGGATAACCTCAGGTGTCATCGGTGTGGATACTGAATTATTGAaa GATTATGTCTTGAGAGGATCATTAAGTGGcaacaaaatcaatcaattgCATTGGCTAATCAAAACACTGGCAGCAAACAGTAGCAACTG GCGCATTATTGTTGGATACCATAGTAGAGAACCCTATTCAATTTTTCTAAATGGAAATTCTGTCTTTAAAAG AGAACTGGCTAATGGATTCCTTCTTCACCATGTCAGCTCAGATCAAATT GTAACCAACTATATAAATTTTGCTGGTGAAGTTGTTTGCACAGCTGTGCTACAACAGAAGGGTAGAGAGATCATGTAA